In Haloterrigena turkmenica DSM 5511, a single genomic region encodes these proteins:
- a CDS encoding EamA family transporter yields the protein MKRDYLVLSLLAFATYSLVAPLLKIAMESIPSTTAVFLSNGLMTVLLGALMAYRGTSPWQYLSHPKAPYIAVWGTFLAVGLLAYYRALALGPVSVVVPVYGLFIAISSVIGIVVLEESLTLRKGLGIGFAVLAVVLMSL from the coding sequence GTGAAGCGGGACTACCTCGTCCTGTCCCTGCTGGCGTTCGCGACGTACAGTCTGGTCGCGCCCCTGCTGAAGATCGCGATGGAGTCGATTCCGAGCACGACCGCGGTCTTCCTGTCGAACGGGCTCATGACCGTGCTGCTCGGCGCGCTGATGGCCTACCGGGGGACGTCGCCGTGGCAGTACCTCTCACATCCGAAGGCGCCCTACATCGCGGTCTGGGGAACGTTCCTCGCCGTCGGTCTGCTGGCCTACTACCGGGCGCTGGCGCTCGGCCCCGTCAGCGTCGTCGTCCCGGTTTACGGGCTATTCATCGCGATCAGTTCAGTCATCGGAATCGTCGTCCTCGAGGAGTCCCTGACGCTCAGGAAGGGGCTGGGAATCGGCTTCGCCGTGCTCGCGGTCGTCCTCATGTCGCTGTAA